The Gloeobacter morelensis MG652769 genome contains the following window.
GGCGCTCTCCTCGGCTAGCCGCCGGGCGCGCGCGTAGCCGAAGTACTCGCGGCCGGTCGATTTGGGGGGTGGCCGGCGAAAGTACGGATCGGCCAGCCACCGCTCCAGGCAGTCCCGATCGACCGTGCCCTGCAGCGCCAGGCTGCCGCCTCGATCGAAAGGTTCGCCCAGGGCAATCTGCACGGTACCGTCGATGAGCAGATTGGCCGGACCGGTGTCGAAGGCGATCACTTCCTCGGGGCCGCCCCCGGCGCGCAGATAGGTGACATTGGCGATACCGCCCAGATTCTGGATGCAGCGGTCGCGGCGGGCGTCGCGCAACAGCAAATAGTCGAGGATTGGCACCAGGGGGGCACCCTGGCCGCCCGCCGCCATATCGCGGGTGCGAAAGTTGGCCACGGTCGTCACCCCGGTGCGCTCGGCAATCCAGGCGCCGTCGCCCAACTGCAACGTATGCCCCGCTGTGTTTTCGGCCGGGGGCTGGTGATGAACGGTCTGGCCATGGGAGCCGATGCAGGCGATTTGCTCGCAGCGAAAGCCCGCCTGATCGATAAGTTGCAGCGCGCAGTCCGCAAAGGCAAGGGCGACATCGCGGTGCAGAGCACTCACCTCGGCTACTGGAGCGGGTTTGCCCTCCGCCAGATGCAGCAACCGCCTGCGCAACCCTTCCGGGTAAGGCAACGCGAGCGTAGCAAGGGTTGTCGCCGCCGGCTGCTGCGCGCTGCCTGCAATGGCCACCAGTGCCCCGTCGATGCCGTCTAACGAAGTGCCGCTGATCAGCCCGACCGCCAGCGTTGAATCCACGCGCCTTACCTTTCGAAGCTTCCCAGCAATTGTAGAAGTACCTGGCGCCGTCCGAGCGGGCTGAGGCTGTGCAGATCCACCGCGCCGTCCGCCAGTTGCACGGTCAGATGGGCAAACTTGTTGGGACGGGTCAGCGTCGAAACCAGTGCCTCGCGGCCAAAGACGTTAATCCCCAGATGAAGGTCGTCCGGCTGCCGGTCGAGCCAAAGACCGAGGTTTTCGACTTGCTCGGCGCGGGTGGCGCCCAAAGCGTCGGGACTGAAAGTCTGGGCCAGACCCGTCTGCGGCAGCGGCAGCGATTGGGCGTAGCGCAGCGAACTGGTGTCGATGGTCACCTCGCCGCAGAAGCGCCGGAAGGCCCCGCTCAAGGCCGCCGACCAGAGCACCAGCAGGTGCGGTTCGGCTGCTGGTCCCAGGGTGTAGTACGTATTGACGAAGCGAAAGTCGGTGCGGGTGACCAGCGGCCTGCCTTCGGGGTCTACGCCCGCAGCCAGGGGCAGGTACAGTTCGCTCAGCGTCGGCTGGGGTAACCGCAACTTGATCATCAGGTCGTCTACCAGTTCCTGGGCTTCTTCTTCGACCAACAGACCGCGACCGAGGTCGCGCTGGAAGTAGACATCGAAAAAAGTGTCGAGACCACTGACGGTACGGCGTTGGCCAAAAAGCGGATCGCGGGTGGCCAACAGCGCCAGATAGGTCCACTGGATAGCCTGCTGGGCGGTGGCCGCCGGTCTGCCGATGTCGAGGCCGTAGCAACCGGCGAGCGCTTCGACTGTCTCGACGGCCCCCGACTGCATACCCAAGCGGCGCAATCGCTGCGATCCGTACAGGGCCAACTGCCGACAATCGCTCCCCACCGGCAGCTGCTCGACATCGAGCGGGTCGATCAGGCCATAGACGAGTTCTTCGCGCCGATCGAGGTAGTCGGCGCCAAACCTACCTGCTGGGGTTGCGCCTGGACCGGCGCTGCGCCGGGCAGTGGCCCGCGCCGCCTGCTGAAGCATCTGCGCCTGCACCCAGAGCGCCTGGGTACGCTCGGTTGGACCGGTCAAATCGCTGTCGTCCCCCAGGTAGGGTTCGCAGTTAGCGGCAATAAAATTTTCGACGTCGGTGCGCACCTGCCAGCTGCCTGGCCGGAAGCCCTGCCAGGGGTCGGCAGGGGTAGGTTTGGGCACAGATCTCGACACCGTAGGAACCAGCGCAACCGATATCCCCAGTATCGAGAACATCGCCCTGAAGCGACCGGCTTCCCAACGTAATTTGAAGAAATTTGAAATCGGTTTGAATAAGTTCTTATTTCTTAGTGATCCCTGGGGCAGAGGCATCAAGATTGCCGCAATACTCCCTGCGCAGGCCCGTTTCCTTACAGTACCTTTGTTTAGAATCGTTCGGAAGGGGCATGGCCATATTGCAGCGTTGGGCCAGCAGCAGTTTTGCCTGGGGATTTCTTGAATCACTGGCGTTTGCGGATGCGCCGCTTCAGCGCTGGTGGCGGGCAAGCCTGCCGGGCCGGGTGCAGCAATGGCTGTCGCACTGGGCCGCAGGCAGTCTGGCGGCCCGGGCGGCGGAGCCGGTAGCTGCAGGAGTGTTCTGTCTGGTGCTGTTGATTTCGCCTTTTGTGCCCACGGCGGCGGTGGGTGCGGTGCTGGCCGTGGGTCTCGCTCTGGTGGTCCTGCTTTTTGCCGCGCGCACCCGGCCGCTCTCGCCGCTCGCTCTGCCGGTATTGGCTTTCTGGCTGAGCGGCTGGGTGTCGCTGATCGGTTCGCCGCGAGTGCTGTTGAGCCTGGATGGCTGGTTGAAGATGACCCTGTACGCGGGGGGCTTTGCTTTGGGAGCGCACCTGCTGCAAAAGCCGCTTTATCGCACCCTGGCGGTGGGCAGTTATCTGGCAGCCACTCTGCCGGTGTCGATCTATGGGTTATTGCAGTACGTAAACGGTGCCCCGCCCCTGGCTACCTGGGTGGATCCCGAGTCCCCCCTCGCCGACACTACGCGCGTTTACAGTTTTCTGGGCAACCCGAATCTGCTTGCGGCCTACCTGATCGCCGCGATCCCACTCGGGGTGGTGGGGGCGCTGGTTTGGAAAAACTGGGCGGCTAAGGTGATGGCCGCCCTTGCCGCCGGGGCAGGGGCGCTTTGTCTGGTGCTCACCTACTCGCGCGGCGGCTGGATCGCCTTGATGGCAACCGTTCTGGTGCTAGCGGTTCTGCTGTGGCCGTGGTTGGGCGAGCGGCTGAAGCCCGAGTGGCGGCTTTGGGTACCGGTGGTGTTCCTGGGGACGGCGGCAGCCGCCCTGGTGGTGGCGGTGGTGGCGGTACCGGCGGTGGGCGAGCGGGCTTTGAGCATCTTCGACGGCCGCGACGATTCGAGCAACAACTTTCGTATCACCGTTTGGGGTGCAGTCTTCGAGATGATCCGCGCCTACCCGCTCACCGGTATCGGTCCTGGCAACCTGACTTTTGAAGCGATTTATCCCTTTTTCCAGCGCCCCAAATTCGATGCGCTGAGCGCCTATTCGATCGTGCTGGAAATTACGGTCGAATTGGGGATCGTCGGGCTCCTGGCTTTTTTGTGGCTGGCGAGCGCCCTGTTGGTGCAGGGCTTCACTGTCTGGGTGAGGCGTGCGGAACTGACCGGGGCGCTCTGGTGTGCTGCCGCCACCTGTGCGGTGGTCGGGCTGTTGGTCAACGGCCTGAGCGATACCGTCTGGTTTCGCCCGTCGGTGCAGGTGGTCTGGTGGATGCTGTGCGCCCTTATCGGTGCGGAGTACCTGCGCGCCCACGGCCAGGTCGATCAAGATTGATCCGCTCAGGAGTGGGCGAAATTGAGCAGTGGTGCCGCTGGGGAACGGGTGGTGCTTGGGTTGGTTCGCCTGCCGCGGGGTGTGCAAGAATGTCTCTACCCACCTCCGTAGGGAGCGACAAAGATGCGAGCAGTGTACATTCTGGTGTTTGTCCTGGCAGGGGTGCTGCTGCTGCTGCCTGTCGCCGCCTTGGCCCAGATCACCACCACGCCGGGCGCAACGGGCACCACCGGCACCACCGGCACCACCGGCACCACCGGCACCACGACCGGTACGACGGGTGCACTTTTTATCAATTCGACCGTCTTGACTGCTCCTCCCGTCTACGCCGGTCCAGTCCAACCGGGACCGACCTACAACGGTCTGAGCTCCAGCGGCGTCTACAACTCCAATGGCACGATCGTTCCCGGTACCAACGTCCTCAGCAACGGCGTCTACTCGGGCCTGCCCGCTCCCACGCCCAACTTCAACTTCACCGCTACCAGCGGCAACACGCTCGCCCCCATCAATGCCCAGGGAACGACCCAGCCGACCCGCTAGAGCATAATCAGTCCCCGCCTGACGCCCAGGGTAACGGCTTCGGTGCGGCTGGCGGCTCCGAGTTTGCTGAAAATCGAGCCGATGTGAAATTTGACGGTGTGCTCTGAAATTTGCAGGCGGCGGGCGATGGTTTTATTGCCGAGGCCCTCGGCGAGCATCGAGAGCACCTCTACTTCGCGCGGTGTGAGGGACTGCAGGGGCACTTCGGTGGGTGCGCGCGGCTGGCCGGGTAGAGCAGAGAGCATCGCACCCAGCAAGTCGGGGTGGATCGCCACCAGCGCACCCGCTGCCGCTGTGATCGCGGCGGTGATCTCAGCGGCGGTAGCGGTGCGCGGCAGCAGGGCGCGCACGCCGGAGCGCAGCACCTCGGCCAGCCAGCTTGCTGCGGTTTCCTCGGTGAGGAGGACCAAAGGGACCGCCGGGACGCCCTCTCCTTCGATTAGGGATGGGACAGGGCCGGGAAGCCAGTCGAGCACTGCGTCGTCAATGCCATCTTCGAGGTCAACCAGCACGACCTCGGGCTGCAATTCCTCCAATAGTTGCGGCAGCTCGGCAAGGGAAACGGAGTGGCCGACGACGGTCAGATCGGGGCTGGCCGCCACCAGGGCAGCCAGCCCGGCGCGCACGACAGCAGCATCGGCCGCCACCGCCACGCGAATCATGGTGCGGTCCACCCGCAGGCGGACCAAAACCGTGCCACCTCCAGACTTTCCGCTTGATCTGGGTGCTTGGTGTTCACGCCCCTCTCCGCGGCCGTTCGCCGACAATGACGGATACCTCGACTCGCTGACCGCCCCGGACGATCTGCACCGGCAGGCTCTTGCCGACCCGCTCCGGGGTCAACAGGGCCAGCACCTCCTCGGTGTCCCCGACGGTGTGGCCGTCAATCCCGACGAACACATCGCCCAGAAGCACACCGGCGTGCTCGGCGGGGGAACCCGCTTCGAGGTTGACGACGATCACCGCACCCGTACCGGGCAAATTGAGGGTGGCGCGCAGGCTGTCGGGCAGGCGCACCGGCTGCATGCCGATGCCCAGATAGCCACGGGCGACCCGTCCGGTGGCCAGCAACTGGTCTACCACCCGATCGACGGTGGCAGCCGGAATGGCGATCCCGGTGCTGCGCGAGAGCGCGGCCGTGTTGATCCCGACGATGCGGCCTTCAGTGTCCACCAGAGCGCCGCCGGAAAATCCCGCAAACAAACTCAGATCCAGGCGGATGAGCCGGTCGATCTGTCCGCCGCGCCAGGTGCGCCAGGGACCGCCCACGTTGCAGACGGTGCCGAGGCTGGCGCTCAGGCCGTGCTCACCCGGGCGGGCGAGGGCAAGGGCCAGATGCCCGACTTTGAGCCTTTGGGCATCACCGAAGGGCACGTCGGGGGCGGGGACATCCGCCACGCGCAACACCGCCAGATCGGTGCCGGGATCGCGCCCGGCCAGCGTTGCCGCCATCGTGCGCCCATCGTGCACAGTGACGGTTATTTCATCGTCGCGTTTGAGCAGGTGGTCGGCGGTGACGACCACCCCTTCGCGCCAGAGCACACCGCTGGGCGTGCTGCGCGAGTGGGGGTCGACGGCGACCACCGCCCGGCCGACCGCTTCGACGGTGTCGGCCAGAGCGTTGGAGAAAGCTTGCAAAGCACCTGTCGGTGAAGTCATGGCGGGCTCCGAAATTCGAGTAGGACAGGCTGGTGGCTGTCCTGTACTCCAAGCTTGTCGTACTGTGGAGACGGACAC
Protein-coding sequences here:
- a CDS encoding anhydro-N-acetylmuramic acid kinase — translated: MDSTLAVGLISGTSLDGIDGALVAIAGSAQQPAATTLATLALPYPEGLRRRLLHLAEGKPAPVAEVSALHRDVALAFADCALQLIDQAGFRCEQIACIGSHGQTVHHQPPAENTAGHTLQLGDGAWIAERTGVTTVANFRTRDMAAGGQGAPLVPILDYLLLRDARRDRCIQNLGGIANVTYLRAGGGPEEVIAFDTGPANLLIDGTVQIALGEPFDRGGSLALQGTVDRDCLERWLADPYFRRPPPKSTGREYFGYARARRLAEESAHLPVADRVATVSELTVRSIERAYRDFLPRLPEEVFLCGGGARNGYIRARLGRLLAPARVAVSDEAGIDPDFKEAIAFALLAWLRCTGAPGNLPAVTGAGRAVPLGDVHPAG
- a CDS encoding pyruvate formate lyase family protein codes for the protein MPKPTPADPWQGFRPGSWQVRTDVENFIAANCEPYLGDDSDLTGPTERTQALWVQAQMLQQAARATARRSAGPGATPAGRFGADYLDRREELVYGLIDPLDVEQLPVGSDCRQLALYGSQRLRRLGMQSGAVETVEALAGCYGLDIGRPAATAQQAIQWTYLALLATRDPLFGQRRTVSGLDTFFDVYFQRDLGRGLLVEEEAQELVDDLMIKLRLPQPTLSELYLPLAAGVDPEGRPLVTRTDFRFVNTYYTLGPAAEPHLLVLWSAALSGAFRRFCGEVTIDTSSLRYAQSLPLPQTGLAQTFSPDALGATRAEQVENLGLWLDRQPDDLHLGINVFGREALVSTLTRPNKFAHLTVQLADGAVDLHSLSPLGRRQVLLQLLGSFER
- a CDS encoding IctB family putative bicarbonate transporter gives rise to the protein MAILQRWASSSFAWGFLESLAFADAPLQRWWRASLPGRVQQWLSHWAAGSLAARAAEPVAAGVFCLVLLISPFVPTAAVGAVLAVGLALVVLLFAARTRPLSPLALPVLAFWLSGWVSLIGSPRVLLSLDGWLKMTLYAGGFALGAHLLQKPLYRTLAVGSYLAATLPVSIYGLLQYVNGAPPLATWVDPESPLADTTRVYSFLGNPNLLAAYLIAAIPLGVVGALVWKNWAAKVMAALAAGAGALCLVLTYSRGGWIALMATVLVLAVLLWPWLGERLKPEWRLWVPVVFLGTAAAALVVAVVAVPAVGERALSIFDGRDDSSNNFRITVWGAVFEMIRAYPLTGIGPGNLTFEAIYPFFQRPKFDALSAYSIVLEITVELGIVGLLAFLWLASALLVQGFTVWVRRAELTGALWCAAATCAVVGLLVNGLSDTVWFRPSVQVVWWMLCALIGAEYLRAHGQVDQD
- a CDS encoding response regulator transcription factor translates to MVRLRVDRTMIRVAVAADAAVVRAGLAALVAASPDLTVVGHSVSLAELPQLLEELQPEVVLVDLEDGIDDAVLDWLPGPVPSLIEGEGVPAVPLVLLTEETAASWLAEVLRSGVRALLPRTATAAEITAAITAAAGALVAIHPDLLGAMLSALPGQPRAPTEVPLQSLTPREVEVLSMLAEGLGNKTIARRLQISEHTVKFHIGSIFSKLGAASRTEAVTLGVRRGLIML
- a CDS encoding S1C family serine protease produces the protein MTSPTGALQAFSNALADTVEAVGRAVVAVDPHSRSTPSGVLWREGVVVTADHLLKRDDEITVTVHDGRTMAATLAGRDPGTDLAVLRVADVPAPDVPFGDAQRLKVGHLALALARPGEHGLSASLGTVCNVGGPWRTWRGGQIDRLIRLDLSLFAGFSGGALVDTEGRIVGINTAALSRSTGIAIPAATVDRVVDQLLATGRVARGYLGIGMQPVRLPDSLRATLNLPGTGAVIVVNLEAGSPAEHAGVLLGDVFVGIDGHTVGDTEEVLALLTPERVGKSLPVQIVRGGQRVEVSVIVGERPRRGA